In one Paenibacillus sp. JQZ6Y-1 genomic region, the following are encoded:
- a CDS encoding serine/threonine protein kinase — protein sequence MVFPTRLQQGMIVEQRYRIEQRIGSGGMSHVYLAHDLKLPGKQWAIKETISLPSKYREAAAEARMLTTLVHPFLPRIVDYIQSDPDGYTYLVMDYIDGDTLEHRFHMEPDTVNGDFITRCGDQLLNVLEYLHQHNPPIVFRDMKPSNVMITTQGEIRLIDFGIARTFKPEENQDTVKLGTVGFAAPEQYGSGQTDHRSDLYGLGALLLYLSTGGKYSEWHSEVEAAIRHDIKPAVVQILRRLLQYSPANRFQSAQEARTALHLAIGHVNARHNDESSSTILQWNKTTQVIALIGATSGTGTTHTAVSIAHYLARIGHKVALVEMNSYPGAFARIQQVALQGMAEQDRLGESRRFELEGVDYWREAARAEVVSLLSGSYHFLVLDLGGYRRNDRLEEFLRADLPLVVGSGAEWRYQDILNMVQDLRRYTQEKWQYCLPLAQDEAVQRLQRELGTDHVYSLPCQSDPFDRQQDTDELLAALLRNYLPSVPRKKRFRFSLSLF from the coding sequence ATGGTTTTTCCGACACGACTGCAACAAGGAATGATTGTGGAGCAGCGGTATCGTATTGAACAACGGATTGGTAGCGGTGGGATGAGTCATGTATATTTGGCACACGATTTGAAGCTGCCCGGCAAGCAGTGGGCGATCAAGGAGACGATATCGCTACCGTCCAAGTATCGCGAAGCGGCAGCTGAAGCACGGATGCTGACCACGCTGGTGCATCCTTTTTTACCGCGCATTGTAGATTATATTCAAAGTGATCCAGATGGCTATACTTATCTGGTGATGGATTATATTGATGGCGATACATTAGAGCATCGGTTCCACATGGAGCCGGATACGGTAAATGGCGATTTTATTACGCGCTGCGGTGATCAACTGCTGAATGTACTAGAATATTTGCATCAGCATAATCCCCCTATCGTATTTCGCGATATGAAGCCATCCAATGTAATGATTACGACTCAGGGTGAGATTCGTTTGATTGATTTTGGCATTGCTCGTACATTTAAGCCAGAAGAAAATCAGGATACAGTAAAGTTAGGCACGGTTGGTTTTGCTGCACCCGAGCAGTATGGTAGTGGACAGACCGATCACCGCTCTGATCTGTATGGTTTGGGAGCATTGCTGTTGTACTTGTCTACTGGGGGCAAATACAGTGAGTGGCATAGTGAGGTAGAAGCTGCAATTCGACATGATATAAAACCAGCTGTTGTACAAATATTGCGTCGCCTATTGCAATATAGTCCTGCCAACCGTTTTCAGTCGGCGCAAGAAGCAAGAACTGCGCTGCATCTTGCTATTGGGCATGTGAATGCTCGTCATAACGATGAATCTTCTTCCACCATACTGCAATGGAACAAGACGACACAGGTCATTGCACTGATCGGAGCGACATCAGGAACAGGAACGACTCATACAGCGGTCAGTATTGCTCATTATCTTGCCCGGATTGGGCATAAAGTCGCATTGGTCGAAATGAACAGCTATCCTGGCGCATTTGCCCGCATTCAGCAGGTGGCATTGCAGGGAATGGCTGAACAAGATAGGCTAGGCGAATCGCGACGGTTTGAGCTAGAAGGGGTAGATTACTGGCGTGAAGCGGCGCGAGCGGAAGTGGTGTCGCTGCTTAGTGGTAGCTATCATTTTCTTGTGCTAGATCTGGGCGGATATCGGCGCAATGATCGGTTAGAGGAGTTTTTACGTGCCGACTTGCCGCTTGTAGTCGGTTCTGGAGCGGAATGGAGGTATCAGGACATACTGAATATGGTTCAGGATTTGCGGCGGTATACACAGGAGAAGTGGCAATATTGTCTGCCACTCGCACAGGATGAAGCCGTACAACGATTGCAGAGAGAACTAGGAACTGATCATGTATATAGCTTGCCATGTCAGTCTGATCCGTTTGATCGGCAGCAAGACACCGATGAATTATTAGCTGCTCTTTTGCGCAATTACTTACCGTCTGTTCCGCGTAAAAAGCGTTTCCGATTCAGTCTTTCCCTGTTTTAA
- a CDS encoding methyltransferase — protein MSRSWERQVKRNTKQVNDRRKKAGQDRIGSNGTSSTASEFTTYKGRNFVFPATLVLLGIVYGIMGIMYPATNSSTILFVVTVLLYVFLGVVLYFRRPYLKIGRDSLITTKFNRDRIITADKVKKIRLQKGYVVIEHNTKGGAWVFARTLNRYDTAAMAEHLRTFAAQHHITIEDKV, from the coding sequence ATGTCCCGTTCCTGGGAAAGGCAAGTCAAACGCAATACCAAGCAAGTGAACGATCGCCGTAAAAAAGCCGGTCAAGATCGCATCGGCAGCAATGGCACCAGCAGTACCGCATCCGAATTTACCACGTACAAAGGACGCAATTTTGTGTTCCCGGCAACGCTCGTTCTGCTCGGTATTGTATACGGTATCATGGGTATCATGTATCCAGCGACCAATAGCAGTACGATTTTGTTTGTGGTAACTGTGCTGTTGTATGTATTCTTGGGAGTTGTCTTGTATTTCCGCCGTCCTTATTTGAAGATCGGCAGAGATTCTTTGATCACAACCAAATTCAACCGCGACCGCATCATCACAGCTGATAAAGTGAAGAAGATTCGTCTGCAAAAAGGTTATGTAGTGATTGAGCACAACACCAAAGGTGGTGCTTGGGTATTCGCACGTACGCTGAATCGCTATGATACAGCAGCTATGGCAGAGCATCTGCGCACATTTGCTGCACAGCATCACATTACAATTGAAGACAAGGTGTAA
- the thiS gene encoding sulfur carrier protein ThiS produces MELIINGNTRTFTESPGTVQQLLTILQLQEKMVIVEHNEQILQKQDHGQAQLEAGDKLEIVHFVGGG; encoded by the coding sequence ATGGAGTTGATTATTAATGGGAATACACGAACATTTACCGAATCGCCAGGCACCGTACAGCAATTGCTAACCATTCTACAATTGCAGGAGAAGATGGTCATTGTCGAGCATAATGAACAGATTTTGCAAAAGCAGGATCATGGGCAGGCTCAGTTAGAAGCAGGCGATAAGCTGGAGATTGTACATTTTGTAGGAGGTGGCTAA
- a CDS encoding DinB family protein codes for MQNTIYRYWPDMERFVESIRNIPEAELDYKPAPEAWSIREIVVHLFDVEITLQNRLKLILCEAEPPTLVAFDQDRWAQRLNYASLDLEHHLQALLAMRRAFVPVLETITEEDQHRIGIHTEDGEITARMVIDKLCVTHLETHVKQVQRNCDAFAAAK; via the coding sequence ATGCAAAATACCATTTATCGTTATTGGCCTGATATGGAACGCTTTGTCGAATCAATACGGAATATTCCCGAGGCGGAGCTGGATTATAAGCCTGCACCAGAAGCGTGGAGTATTCGCGAGATTGTTGTTCATCTGTTTGATGTAGAAATTACTCTACAAAACCGTTTGAAATTGATTCTGTGTGAGGCAGAGCCGCCAACATTGGTGGCGTTTGATCAGGATCGTTGGGCGCAGCGTCTCAATTACGCTAGTTTGGATCTGGAGCATCATTTGCAGGCATTGCTCGCAATGCGCAGAGCGTTTGTACCAGTGCTAGAAACGATTACTGAAGAAGATCAGCATCGGATTGGTATTCATACCGAGGATGGTGAGATTACGGCACGTATGGTTATTGATAAGCTATGTGTCACGCATTTAGAGACGCATGTCAAACAAGTACAGCGCAACTGCGATGCTTTTGCGGCAGCGAAGTAA
- a CDS encoding HAD family hydrolase: MSIEAVLFDLDDTLLWDERSIEEAFEQTCLFAAEQAGVEPTELEAAVRREARTLYESYETFPFTQMIGINPFEGLWAQFSAGDQPEFRELERLAPIYRNEAWLRGLSAVGVDNEELAQLLADRFVQERRNRPHMYEETLQILSELKGKVKLLLLTNGCPALQQEKLDGVPELAPFFDQILVSGAYGKGKPDPSIFRHALELLHVQPEQALMVGDKLTTDIKGGLAAGIHTVWVNRNAKTNDSDIKPNYEIKHLSELHQIAEQLA, encoded by the coding sequence TTGAGTATTGAAGCTGTTTTGTTTGATTTGGATGATACATTGTTGTGGGATGAACGCAGTATTGAAGAAGCATTTGAACAAACGTGTTTGTTTGCTGCGGAACAGGCAGGCGTAGAGCCGACAGAGCTGGAAGCTGCGGTACGCCGCGAAGCACGCACATTGTATGAATCGTATGAGACCTTTCCTTTTACACAGATGATCGGCATCAACCCGTTTGAAGGTCTATGGGCGCAGTTTAGCGCTGGCGATCAACCGGAATTCCGTGAACTGGAACGCCTTGCACCGATTTATCGCAACGAAGCATGGCTTAGAGGCTTGAGTGCAGTGGGCGTAGATAACGAAGAGTTGGCTCAATTGCTGGCAGACCGCTTTGTACAGGAGCGTCGCAATCGCCCGCATATGTATGAAGAGACGCTGCAAATTCTGAGTGAATTAAAGGGCAAGGTAAAGCTGCTGCTGTTGACCAACGGTTGCCCTGCATTGCAACAAGAGAAGCTGGATGGTGTGCCGGAGTTGGCACCATTTTTTGATCAGATTCTTGTATCTGGTGCATATGGCAAAGGCAAACCCGATCCGTCGATCTTCCGTCATGCGCTGGAGTTGCTGCACGTTCAGCCAGAGCAAGCACTTATGGTAGGCGATAAGCTGACAACCGATATTAAAGGTGGATTGGCTGCGGGTATTCATACCGTATGGGTAAATCGCAACGCCAAAACCAATGACAGTGATATTAAGCCGAATTATGAAATCAAGCATCTGAGCGAGCTTCATCAAATCGCTGAACAGCTAGCATAA
- a CDS encoding DUF896 domain-containing protein, which yields MDIDGIITRINELARKKKESGLTAEETVERDELRAVYLGNIRRNFRQQLDTIEWVEDSETEEKGK from the coding sequence ATGGACATCGATGGAATCATTACACGCATTAACGAATTGGCACGCAAAAAGAAGGAATCTGGTCTGACCGCTGAAGAAACAGTGGAACGCGACGAGCTTCGTGCCGTTTACCTTGGTAATATCCGCCGCAATTTCCGTCAGCAGCTTGACACCATTGAATGGGTCGAGGACAGCGAAACGGAAGAAAAGGGCAAATGA
- a CDS encoding cyclic-phosphate processing receiver domain-containing protein, producing MIHLYLDDCRPCPTGFALARDGGECLTMLRECEVDILSLDHELGWGQMDGTDVVKTMIQEGLYAREIYLHTSSMSGKKSMYELLYQAKPEHVILHNGPIPAERLEQIAAGRV from the coding sequence ATGATTCATCTGTATTTGGATGACTGCCGCCCGTGTCCAACAGGCTTTGCGTTAGCAAGAGATGGCGGCGAATGTCTGACGATGCTGCGCGAGTGCGAGGTAGATATTTTATCGCTGGATCATGAGCTGGGCTGGGGTCAGATGGATGGCACCGATGTGGTCAAGACGATGATCCAAGAGGGATTATATGCACGCGAGATTTATCTGCATACATCAAGCATGTCCGGTAAGAAAAGCATGTACGAATTGCTGTATCAAGCCAAGCCAGAGCATGTGATTTTGCATAATGGTCCGATTCCGGCAGAACGATTGGAGCAGATTGCTGCCGGTCGGGTCTGA
- a CDS encoding TIGR01457 family HAD-type hydrolase codes for MAHTKGMLIDLDGTLYHGNRVIPGAASWIKQLEQAKTPYLYVTNNSSRTAAGVAAHLTELGIEATPEQVCTSALAAAAYIADEQPGARVYVIGEPGLIEAVQEAGLIVTDKQPDYVLQGIDRQFDYDKLTMALRLIGQGARFVLTNPDLQLPSHDGLLPGAGTLGAAISAAAAVEPIIIGKPSSILMQYALDRIGLPASDTIVVGDNMLTDIAAGAAAGCHTILVTTGVTTADNLSAHEARSGVKADRICASLAEIHPTAE; via the coding sequence ATGGCGCATACGAAAGGAATGCTGATTGATCTAGATGGAACGCTGTATCATGGCAACCGTGTCATTCCTGGTGCGGCATCGTGGATCAAGCAGCTGGAGCAAGCCAAGACGCCGTATCTGTATGTGACGAATAATTCTTCGCGTACAGCTGCCGGTGTAGCTGCACATCTTACCGAACTGGGTATTGAAGCAACGCCAGAGCAGGTGTGCACGTCAGCGCTTGCTGCTGCTGCTTACATCGCGGATGAACAGCCCGGCGCACGTGTCTACGTGATCGGTGAACCAGGATTGATTGAGGCGGTACAGGAAGCAGGATTAATCGTTACAGACAAGCAGCCGGATTATGTGCTGCAAGGGATTGACCGTCAGTTTGATTATGATAAGCTGACGATGGCGCTTCGATTAATTGGGCAGGGGGCACGCTTTGTACTGACCAATCCTGATCTGCAATTGCCGTCTCATGACGGATTGCTGCCAGGAGCAGGAACACTGGGCGCAGCTATTTCAGCCGCCGCCGCAGTGGAGCCGATTATTATCGGTAAGCCTTCTTCCATTTTGATGCAGTACGCGTTGGATCGTATCGGTTTGCCTGCATCTGATACGATTGTTGTTGGCGATAATATGCTGACCGATATTGCAGCGGGAGCTGCCGCTGGATGCCATACCATTCTCGTTACGACTGGTGTGACAACGGCGGATAATCTATCTGCCCACGAAGCACGTAGCGGCGTGAAGGCAGATCGCATCTGTGCGTCGCTGGCGGAGATTCATCCGACCGCAGAATAA
- a CDS encoding thioredoxin family protein gives MIQEINEQQALELASQSGEMAIIYAYTPFCGTCKLGRKMLDASLPLLPGQQVYALNINFAPRLVQELQLTSVPCLIVFEAWRERKPRMLYRLQSVQRILEHVRGTTV, from the coding sequence GTGATTCAGGAAATAAATGAACAGCAAGCGCTGGAACTGGCATCACAATCCGGCGAAATGGCGATTATTTATGCGTATACGCCGTTCTGTGGTACGTGCAAGCTAGGCAGAAAGATGCTGGACGCATCGCTTCCACTATTGCCCGGACAACAGGTATATGCGCTCAACATCAATTTTGCACCCCGCCTTGTGCAGGAGCTGCAATTGACTAGCGTTCCATGTCTGATCGTATTTGAGGCATGGCGCGAACGGAAGCCGCGTATGTTGTACCGGCTACAATCGGTACAGCGTATTCTTGAGCATGTGCGTGGTACAACCGTATAA
- a CDS encoding cupin domain-containing protein, with amino-acid sequence MAEIRIRNTNERISGDDNVLAFLNQHEVVYEKWDVSKLAPELSENFSLTDEQKQDVLHTFESEIKDLAARRGYRTWDVITLSEATPDLEAKLAKFEEIHTHTEDEIRAIVSGNGIFIIKSPEHGYFDVELEPGDVISVPENTPHFFTLVENRKIVAVRLFVETDGWVAHPFEDASFQKA; translated from the coding sequence ATGGCTGAAATCAGAATTAGAAATACGAATGAAAGAATTTCTGGTGATGACAACGTACTGGCGTTTTTGAATCAGCATGAAGTTGTATATGAAAAGTGGGATGTGTCCAAGCTGGCTCCTGAGCTGAGCGAGAATTTCTCCCTGACTGATGAGCAGAAGCAAGATGTCCTGCATACCTTTGAATCGGAAATCAAAGATCTCGCTGCACGCCGCGGCTATCGCACATGGGACGTGATTACCCTGTCTGAAGCAACACCGGACCTAGAAGCGAAACTTGCCAAATTTGAGGAAATCCATACACATACGGAAGATGAAATTCGTGCGATTGTATCGGGTAACGGTATCTTCATTATTAAAAGCCCAGAACACGGTTACTTTGATGTCGAGCTGGAACCGGGCGATGTGATCTCTGTACCGGAAAATACACCGCACTTCTTTACACTGGTGGAAAATCGCAAAATCGTCGCTGTGCGCCTGTTTGTAGAAACGGACGGTTGGGTTGCCCATCCATTCGAAGATGCTTCATTCCAAAAAGCATAA
- the thiO gene encoding glycine oxidase ThiO codes for MRNKGKYDVIVVGAGAIGAAIALECQSRGASVAIVEKQHPAAGASGAAGGMLAASSEHFAHPDLQRLALSSRSLYPALAQRLHDCTGIDIGLRSEGFLLPIEHAATTSSNSEHISSAYSESDVYSETSQQQELEWWDSQRLAVVEPYIRADRGMMYNRHEMQLIPRLLTEALVGAAISTGVAMYRDHDVIRLLREPGHQGMVRGVVTDDAVLYGEHVVLASGLGTARLLTAEHWRLPFIPVKGELIELRTPTPWLHHTVYGEQVYLIPKHGHRIWVGATSKPGQRDTTFTAGAVMELLMKGQRYIPRLAEGELLRCWAGVRPGTPDELPYLGAVPQMPRLWIASGHYRNGILLAAGTAKWMADGIAGRGNAAIPSCFHPERALHSLKDMNTPSVPIATS; via the coding sequence ATGCGAAATAAAGGGAAGTACGATGTGATCGTTGTTGGTGCAGGTGCCATTGGTGCAGCCATTGCACTGGAATGCCAAAGTCGTGGAGCAAGCGTCGCCATAGTAGAAAAGCAACATCCAGCAGCAGGAGCTTCTGGTGCGGCGGGAGGAATGCTGGCAGCATCATCTGAGCATTTTGCCCATCCTGATTTACAGCGGCTTGCATTAAGCAGTCGTTCACTCTATCCAGCATTGGCACAGCGGTTGCATGATTGCACCGGAATCGATATTGGGCTTCGCAGTGAAGGATTTCTTTTACCAATTGAACATGCAGCCACTACTTCATCCAATTCTGAGCATATAAGTAGCGCCTATTCAGAGAGTGATGTATACAGTGAAACCAGTCAGCAGCAAGAATTGGAATGGTGGGATTCTCAACGTTTGGCTGTAGTCGAGCCGTATATACGGGCAGATCGAGGCATGATGTATAACCGTCATGAGATGCAGCTTATTCCGCGACTACTGACAGAAGCGCTGGTCGGAGCCGCCATTTCTACAGGAGTAGCAATGTATCGGGATCATGATGTGATTCGGTTGCTGCGTGAACCGGGACACCAAGGTATGGTGCGTGGTGTAGTGACCGATGACGCTGTATTATATGGCGAGCATGTAGTATTGGCTTCTGGTCTAGGTACAGCGCGACTATTAACGGCGGAACACTGGCGTTTACCTTTTATCCCAGTTAAAGGGGAACTGATTGAACTGCGTACACCTACACCTTGGCTGCACCATACGGTTTATGGTGAGCAGGTGTACTTGATTCCAAAGCATGGTCATCGCATTTGGGTTGGAGCTACCAGCAAACCGGGGCAGCGAGATACAACCTTTACAGCGGGAGCAGTGATGGAGTTGTTGATGAAAGGTCAGCGTTATATCCCACGACTTGCCGAGGGTGAATTATTACGCTGCTGGGCGGGTGTACGACCCGGAACACCGGACGAATTGCCATATCTCGGTGCTGTTCCGCAGATGCCCAGATTATGGATCGCCTCTGGACATTATCGCAATGGAATTCTGCTCGCTGCTGGAACAGCGAAATGGATGGCAGATGGTATAGCTGGACGTGGCAATGCTGCCATTCCAAGCTGCTTCCATCCCGAGCGTGCCTTGCATTCTTTAAAAGACATGAACACTCCATCTGTTCCTATTGCTACATCATGA
- a CDS encoding thiamine phosphate synthase produces MQLHVVTPGTLSQQDIIHISSLIHPHVTAIHIREKSWTQQHIRQTVQQMLLRGIPASKIMVNNHPELVVELGIKGVHMPEFAPMPTYNNSSDRSDRVLSVGALSAGPNEPSSMIIGRSVHSAQRAVEAEQEGCHYAIFGHIYATNSKLGMEPRGIEELAQVCSALHIPVIAIGGIQPQHIAELRSAGVAGIAVMSSIFTAHSPLESVQQYVAAIQHIGTVQAELIQPPVSFDTHTSGGSDIHAK; encoded by the coding sequence ATGCAGCTGCATGTAGTTACACCCGGAACATTATCGCAGCAAGATATCATCCATATCAGCTCGCTTATTCATCCTCATGTTACAGCTATCCATATTCGTGAAAAAAGCTGGACACAGCAGCACATTCGGCAGACCGTGCAGCAGATGTTGCTACGAGGAATACCTGCGTCTAAGATCATGGTGAACAATCATCCAGAGTTGGTTGTGGAATTGGGTATCAAAGGTGTACATATGCCAGAGTTTGCACCCATGCCGACCTATAATAATTCCAGTGATCGTAGTGATCGCGTCCTGAGCGTTGGTGCGTTATCAGCGGGTCCTAATGAACCATCGTCAATGATCATCGGTCGTTCTGTCCACAGTGCTCAACGTGCAGTAGAAGCTGAGCAGGAAGGCTGTCATTACGCCATATTCGGTCATATTTACGCTACTAACTCCAAATTGGGGATGGAGCCGCGCGGTATAGAGGAACTGGCACAGGTCTGCTCAGCATTGCATATTCCGGTTATTGCCATTGGCGGCATTCAGCCACAGCATATTGCCGAGCTACGTAGCGCCGGAGTGGCTGGTATAGCAGTGATGTCCTCTATATTTACTGCTCACTCTCCGTTGGAGAGCGTTCAGCAATATGTAGCTGCTATTCAACATATAGGGACTGTACAAGCCGAACTTATACAGCCACCTGTTTCATTCGATACCCATACCAGCGGAGGGAGTGACATCCATGCGAAATAA
- a CDS encoding SAM-dependent methyltransferase — protein MNDQDKQHPSEQQAESRWIGTANHGFAAYAQEELKRAFGSVKSSVLVHSEVLLLTLPADEQEVLEQLQRQPLMFLRHIQPVRYDIVLEQLEDTVDPLDTLAELLLKREELYGIPLSLQVRKTGDAQTDGGNASELRHRLEEKLESLHAEFTVQQPTLVVSVFWTAERLYAGISRPEDNLSDWNGGAIRFQREEGQISRAKFKLLEAEAVFGIDFTAFRRGLDVGAAPGGWTSFLLERGMHVTAVDPAKMHPSLQNHPQLKSVRRNAADVKFSPGEFDLLVCDMSWSPKLTARLVIDLLDAVSPGGTVIVTVKLMHKKPLAVIREVIQSFEDARLQVQRAKQLFHNRDEITLYMVKY, from the coding sequence ATGAATGATCAGGATAAACAACATCCGTCCGAGCAACAGGCGGAATCGCGCTGGATCGGTACAGCTAATCACGGCTTTGCTGCGTATGCGCAGGAAGAATTAAAACGTGCATTTGGTTCGGTCAAAAGTTCGGTACTGGTGCATAGCGAGGTATTGTTACTTACGCTGCCTGCTGATGAGCAGGAGGTATTGGAACAATTGCAGCGCCAACCGCTAATGTTTTTGCGACATATTCAGCCGGTGCGTTATGATATCGTGCTAGAACAGCTGGAAGATACCGTTGATCCGCTGGATACACTGGCAGAACTGCTGCTCAAGCGCGAGGAACTGTATGGCATCCCACTGTCGCTTCAGGTTCGCAAAACAGGCGATGCACAAACAGATGGTGGCAATGCGTCGGAGCTGCGTCATCGTTTGGAGGAAAAGCTGGAATCGCTTCATGCGGAATTTACCGTGCAGCAACCGACGCTGGTTGTCTCGGTATTCTGGACGGCGGAACGCCTATACGCAGGCATTTCCCGACCAGAGGACAATCTGTCCGATTGGAACGGAGGAGCTATTCGTTTTCAACGTGAGGAAGGTCAGATTTCGCGTGCCAAATTCAAGCTACTGGAAGCAGAAGCAGTGTTCGGTATCGACTTTACCGCGTTCCGACGCGGGTTGGATGTCGGCGCAGCACCGGGCGGCTGGACATCCTTTTTGTTGGAACGTGGTATGCACGTTACGGCGGTTGATCCTGCCAAAATGCACCCATCGCTCCAAAACCATCCACAGCTGAAAAGCGTTCGTCGCAATGCGGCAGATGTCAAATTCAGCCCCGGCGAATTTGATCTGCTGGTATGCGATATGAGCTGGAGTCCGAAGCTGACGGCGCGTCTTGTTATTGATCTGCTGGATGCGGTATCACCTGGTGGTACTGTGATTGTGACTGTTAAGCTAATGCACAAAAAGCCACTAGCTGTGATCCGCGAGGTGATTCAATCCTTTGAGGATGCGCGACTTCAGGTGCAGCGTGCGAAGCAATTGTTTCACAACCGTGATGAAATTACGTTGTATATGGTAAAATATTAA
- the rnz gene encoding ribonuclease Z: protein MELYFLGTNAGVPTLQRNVTSIGLRLYEERKALWMFDCGEGTQHQVLRSHLKLSKLEKIFITHLHGDHLFGLPGLLSSRGNQGGVTPLDVYGPPGLKQFVDTAMGLSQSRVEYELNVYEHEGGVVFEDETFRVEAALLEHRIDSYGYRIIEKDRPGQLNFELLKQHGIQPGPIYGKLKNGGSITLDNGETLHSHQVVGEPKKGKIITILGDTRPCDNVLVLAKDANLLVHEATFSQDLQETARKYYHSTAIEAAEAAREAGAQELILTHFSSRYKDEDQLQELLLEAKTVFEHTELAVEHVLFPVNA, encoded by the coding sequence ATGGAACTTTATTTTTTGGGCACCAATGCTGGTGTGCCGACACTTCAGCGCAATGTGACCTCGATTGGATTGCGACTGTATGAGGAGCGTAAGGCGCTCTGGATGTTTGACTGTGGCGAGGGTACACAGCATCAGGTGCTGCGTTCTCATTTGAAGCTGAGTAAGCTAGAAAAGATCTTCATTACCCATCTGCATGGTGATCATTTGTTCGGTCTGCCGGGATTGTTATCAAGCCGTGGCAATCAGGGCGGGGTGACACCGCTAGATGTATACGGTCCGCCGGGACTAAAACAGTTCGTCGATACAGCGATGGGATTAAGTCAATCCCGTGTCGAGTATGAGCTAAATGTATATGAGCACGAGGGCGGCGTTGTATTTGAAGATGAGACGTTCCGCGTAGAGGCGGCATTGCTGGAGCATCGGATCGACAGCTATGGCTATCGTATCATTGAAAAAGATCGTCCGGGGCAATTGAATTTTGAATTGCTGAAGCAACACGGCATTCAACCGGGACCGATTTATGGCAAGCTAAAAAATGGCGGTAGCATTACACTGGACAATGGCGAAACGCTTCATTCGCATCAGGTAGTGGGTGAGCCGAAAAAAGGCAAGATTATCACGATTCTTGGCGATACTCGTCCATGCGATAATGTATTGGTACTGGCAAAAGATGCGAATCTGCTCGTACACGAAGCGACCTTTTCGCAGGATCTACAAGAGACAGCGCGCAAGTATTATCACAGTACTGCGATTGAGGCAGCCGAAGCAGCGCGTGAAGCAGGCGCGCAGGAACTGATTTTGACTCATTTTAGCTCGCGCTATAAGGATGAAGATCAGCTTCAGGAGCTGCTGCTGGAAGCCAAAACGGTATTTGAGCATACAGAATTGGCAGTCGAGCATGTACTATTTCCGGTAAACGCATAA
- a CDS encoding Fpg/Nei family DNA glycosylase, whose protein sequence is MPELPELENYKIQLTRYILNTSIEKMVLGLARVSNVEADPTNMLLSGNRVAFIERRGKYLNLHLHSGHRIVISIVLGSSLYYGVREQNANRKSDVELQFEDGTSLYYTAGRQGIFHFCSAKEAQAYFADLGPEATDRKLTREQFASLIKSRRGALKTALLNQSVIAGIGSYYADEIAFTAGLLPTAKVQELDEEALGKLYDAMHIVLQEAIEAGGHMEGQPMTANDALTGGFHALRRVYEREGEPSVRSSNDTVVKTEVAGKKTYYCPASQFAN, encoded by the coding sequence ATGCCTGAATTGCCTGAACTGGAAAATTACAAGATTCAATTGACTCGTTACATTTTGAATACATCTATCGAGAAAATGGTACTTGGACTTGCCCGTGTATCAAATGTGGAAGCAGATCCGACCAATATGCTGCTGAGCGGCAACCGGGTTGCTTTTATCGAACGTCGCGGCAAATATCTGAATCTGCACCTGCACAGCGGACACCGCATCGTTATCAGCATCGTACTGGGCAGCTCGCTCTATTATGGTGTACGCGAGCAAAATGCGAACCGCAAGTCCGATGTGGAGTTGCAGTTTGAGGACGGTACTTCGCTGTATTACACCGCTGGTCGTCAGGGCATTTTCCACTTTTGCTCAGCAAAAGAAGCACAAGCTTATTTTGCTGATCTTGGTCCCGAAGCTACTGACCGCAAGCTGACACGTGAGCAATTTGCAAGTTTGATCAAAAGTCGTCGCGGTGCATTGAAAACGGCACTGCTCAATCAATCCGTTATCGCAGGAATCGGCAGCTACTATGCGGACGAGATCGCTTTTACAGCCGGTTTGCTGCCAACTGCTAAAGTGCAGGAACTGGATGAAGAAGCGCTTGGCAAGCTGTATGATGCAATGCATATCGTGCTACAGGAAGCAATTGAAGCAGGTGGTCATATGGAAGGGCAGCCAATGACTGCGAATGATGCGTTAACTGGCGGCTTCCATGCGCTGCGTCGCGTATATGAGCGTGAGGGTGAGCCTTCTGTACGTTCGTCCAACGACACCGTTGTCAAAACCGAAGTTGCTGGCAAAAAGACGTATTATTGTCCGGCATCGCAATTTGCCAATTAA